A genome region from Marasmius oreades isolate 03SP1 chromosome 5, whole genome shotgun sequence includes the following:
- a CDS encoding uncharacterized protein (BUSCO:EOG09262CUO), with protein MVESKPMRQQMEDYIRYLQGHIVSSLENLDPNAPPFKRDSWFRPEGGLGQSCVFAVPPPEDGDQRQTSPETVLEKAGVNISIVHGTLPPPAVNQMRADHHSIPLPENPTGGLPFFAAGLSLVIHPSNPHAPTAHANYRYFEITQPAATTTEKDSREVIAWWFGGGADLTPSYLYEDDTIHFHQTLKTACSQAGSPSLFPAFKKWCDQYFTITHRKETRGIGGIFFDDLNSGKHSRLPDDRAKSPEEIFNLIKTLGDAFVPAYVPIVEKRAKIPYTPHQRRWQLIRRGRYVEFNLIYDRGTKFGLNTPGARIESILMSLPEVARWEYMSELGEDENSEEGKLVKVLRNPRDWV; from the coding sequence ATGGTTGAATCCAAGCCCATGCGTCAACAAATGGAAGACTACATTCGCTATCTTCAAGGCCACATCGTCTCCTCTCTCGAAAACCTCGACCCAAACGCTCCCCCCTTCAAGCGTGATTCATGGTTTAGACCAGAGGGCGGTCTAGGTCAATCATGCGTCTTCGCGGTACCTCCTCCAGAAGACGGTGACCAACGCCAAACTAGTCCAGAAACCGTACTCGAAAAAGCCGGTGTCAACATCTCCATCGTCCACGGCACACTACCTCCACCAGCAGTCAACCAAATGCGTGCAGACCACCACTCCATCCCTTTACCCGAAAACCCAACCGGTGGTCTTCCCTTTTTTGCCGCAGGTCTAAGCCTAGTCATCCACCCCAGTAACCCTCACGCACCTACTGCTCACGCCAACTATCGCTACTTTGAAATCACACAACCCGCTGCTACCACCACCGAAAAAGACTCCAGAGAAGTCATTGCCTGGTGGTTCGGCGGGGGTGCAGACCTCACTCCTTCCTACCTCTACGAAGACGACACCATCCACTTCCACCAAACCCTCAAAACAGCCTGCTCCCAAGCCGGGTCACCATCTCTCTTCCCAGCCTTCAAGAAATGGTGCGATCAATACTTCACCATCACCCATCGTAAAGAGACCCGAGGAATCGGTGGGATATTCTTTGACGATCTCAACTCGGGCAAACATTCCCGGTTACCTGATGATCGTGCCAAATCGCCTGAAGAGATCTTCAACTTGATTAAAACTCTTGGAGACGCGTTTGTTCCTGCGTATGTTCCTATTGTTGAGAAACGTGCAAAGATACCGTATACGCCTCATCAGAGGAGGTGGCAGCTTATTCGGAGAGGGAGATATGTTGAGTTTAACTTGATATACGATCGGGGGACCAAGTTTGGGTTGAACACCCCTGGTGCGAGGATTGAGAGTATCTTGATGAGTTTGCCAGAGGTGGCGAGGTGGGAGTATATGTCGGAGTTGGGAGAAGATGAGAATTCGGAGGAAGGGAAGTTGGTGAAGGTGTTGAGGAATCCGAGGGATTGGGTGTAA
- a CDS encoding uncharacterized protein (BUSCO:EOG09264J8E), with product MSKPTTASTDPPPTGPTVVAVPVSTSTYGFSERRFTETYGEKAIRKCKENPIVPIGALATTTALIMASTKLRRQGAGAGTGANLDPTRASKQFQFWLRARVVFQALTILAVCGSAYVFGQSNLEENQRALEVHREMVNSKAERERREFDERMREAERVQEEEEELGRVLARRRLEREGAGSVGVGSGWWPWRSTSTPKLEVVSKLKTEREVAPCVLPPSPPSPEYRSWRSWLGGTQSKADPSHSGKKE from the exons ATGTCAAAACCAACCACTGCGTCTACGGACCCACCACCTACTGGTCCAACGGTGGTGGCAGTTCCTGTCAGCACCAGCACCTACGGGTTCTCCGAGAGGAGATTCACAGAGACCTATGGAGAAAAGGCTATTCGGAAATGTAAAGAGAACCCCATTGTTCCGATAG GTGCTCTCGCAACAACCACAGCTCTCATCATGGCCTCCACCAAACTCCGCCGTCAAGGCGCAGGTGCAGGCACAGGCGCAAACCTCGACCCAACCCGCGCCTCCAAACAATTCCAATTCTGGCTTCGCGCCCGTGTAGTCTTTCAAGCCCTCACGATCTTAGCTGTCTGTGGAAGCGCTTACGTGTTTGGTCAGTCGAATTTGGAGGAGAATCAGAGGGCGTTGGAGGTTCATAGGGAGATGGTGAATTCAAAGgcggagagggagaggagggAGTTTGATGAGAGGATGAGGGAGGCGGAGAGGGtgcaggaggaggaggaggagttggGACGTGTGCTTGCGAGGAGGAGGTTGGAGAGGGAGGGGGCTGGGTCGGTGGGGGTCGGGTCGGGATGGTGGCCTTGGCGGTCGACTTCGACTCCCAAACTGGAAGTTGTATCGAAACTCAAAACTGAACGTGAAGTTGCGCCTTGTGTACTACCACCGTCACCACCTTCACCGGAATACCGTTCGTGGCGGAGTTGGTTAGGTGGGACACAGTCCAAAGCGGACCCTTCTCATTCGGGAAAGAAGGAGTGA
- a CDS encoding uncharacterized protein (BUSCO:EOG09262NIR), giving the protein MEEVVEDKKSFEPDLAQDGDSLPDPDEQLMLDQGGGRVWLVKVPRFLMERWAAINAEDVHLASIRVYHNTNPGAKPRILLFLPPHESNVNTKDPKWPTFDNTIGNITTDSEPDCYELEMVNDSVENQVVIAERPKDSSFGLSSSVQSGPPNPRARTTILTGRIKHDCSLRPQFSANYRKQIRERHKKYNTRVRQIRVMEDADVPGGRGSINRLSSGVGLGGSGAFSDLVKTKPKPTKGNFERMTRMPRNQLLDLLFQLFRETTRWAIKPLREKTQQPEVYLKEVLSEVAFLHRSGEHNGFWELKDNFKEDGIKGEDVVGISFDDVKMEEMEDDEDDDDDDMEEVS; this is encoded by the exons ATGGAGGAAGTTGTGGAAGACAAGAAATCGTTTGAACCTGATCTCGCTCAAGATGGTGACTCTCTTCCAGACCCAGACGAGCAGCTCATGTTGGATCAAGGTGGTGGAAGGGTTTGGCTTGTAAAG GTCCCAAGATTCCTCATGGAACGATGGGCCGCCATAAACGCAGAAGACGTCCATCTCGCCAGTATACGCGTCTACCACAATACCAACCCAGGAGCCAAACCTCggatcctcctcttcctccccccTCACGAAAGCAACGTCAACACCAAAGACCCCAAATGGCCCACATTCGACAATACAATAGGAAACATAACAACCGACTCTGAACCCGATTGTTACGAACTCGAAATGGTCAACGATTCGGTTGAGAACCAAGTGGTGATCGCGGAAAGACCTAAAGACTCTTCGTTTGGTTTATCTTCTTCTGTTCAGTCTGGCCCTCCGAATCCGAGAGCGAGGACTACGATTCTGACGGGGAGGATTAAACATGATTGTAGTTTGAGACCTCAGTTTAGTGCGAATTATAGGAAGCAGATTCGGGAGAGGCATAAGAAGTATAATACGAGGGTTAGGCAGATTAGGGTTATGGAGGATGCGGATGTGCCTGGTGGCAGAGGGAGTATCAACCGGCTTAGTAGTGGTGTTGGACTTGGAGGATCGGGAGCGTTTAGTGATCTTGTT AAAACGAAACCGAAACCGACGAAGGGCAATTTCGAGCGTATGACACGGATGCCCAGGAACCAACTTCTCGATTTGTTGTTCCAGCTGTTCCGAGAAACGACTCGATGGGCTATTAAGCCTCTTCGAGAGAAGACGCAACAGCCGGAGGTTTATTTGAAAGAAGTGCTTTCGGAGGTAGCATTCTTACATCGGAGTGGAGAACACAATGGGTTTTGGGAGCTCAAGGATAACTTTAAGGAAGACGGG ATAAAGGGAGAAGATGTTGTAGGAATTAGCTTCGATGATGTCAAGatggaggagatggaggacgacgaggacgatgatgatgatgatatgGAGGAGGTTTCATGA
- a CDS encoding uncharacterized protein (MEROPS:MER0033226), which translates to MFVCSLLSSFLLVVSVLAAPATVTNPNKSESPATSVAFKGFDWGDLRNILCELAIAKNFCPRAPADGLNILTPIGTARGTFASGANRFAVRYASANRWAPSTVATTWQFPNGASDPSTMPLACPQPQMDSSSYSEDCLSMVLYVPTFLHKDSKAPVMVWIHGGSFVTGSVLNAGLDGSKLAMATGSIVVVIQYRLGALGFLGPESNLGAKDVVNALHFLKDNIGPFGGDGSKITLAGQSSGANMIRALLAAPSAQPLFRSASLHSDPMGYGFLTPSVRQDLVNSFLEKIQCSASDTSCLNSASLNSIVDATSSVNDNGQSINAAAGIGEPIRVVRDGSFITSPLDSTAPFPHVNKPLLISTVKNEATVTVYSMFGSPTPNSAFLPVCDAILGPNRTDTIISSDVYPQNKLSDGSEDSRIVLEDVGTDQMWRCPSWTFARNWVQNGGRAFVGVYTLGATYPSNEGFSICSQDGQVCHEDDIEIVFGTVSNPTSSQTALINEVQARYRAFLNSGDPNAPGLSPWQASTSTITPLNLGGVGIISTEACDPSFWGAAVPFDYQIFGL; encoded by the exons ATGTTTGTTTGCTCTCTATTGTCGTCTTTTCTACTGGTCGTGTCGGTTCTCGCAGCCCCGGCAACGGTCACCAACCCCAATAAATCTGAAAGTCCTGCAACTTCAGTCGCTTTCAAAGGTTTCGACTGGGGCGATCTGCGTAATATCTTGTGCGAACTCGCCATCGCCAAGAATTTCTGTCCAAGGGCACCGGCAGACGGGCTGAATATTCTAACACCTATTGGAACTGCAAGGGGGACGTTTGCGTCTGGTGCCAACAGGTTTGCAGTCAGATACGCTTCGGCCAATCGATGGGCACCATCTACTGTTGCGACAACTTGGCAGTTTCC TAATGGTGCTTCCGACCCCTCGACTATGCCTCTAGCATGTCCACAACCGCAAATGGACTCGTCCTCGTATTCGGAGGATTGTCTGTCCATGGTTTTGTACGTGCCAACTTTTCTCCACAAGGACAGTAAAGCACCTGTCATGGTCTG GATACACGGTGGATCATTCGTTACTGGCTCTGTCTTAAATGCAGGACTAGATGGATCGAAACTAGCTATGGCAACTGGTTCGATTGTTGTTGTAATTCAGTACCGTCTCGGTGCT CTTGGATTCTTGGGTCCAGAATCCAACCTAGGAGCCAAAGATGTCGTCAATGCACTccatttcttgaaagacaacATCGGTCCTTTCGGTGGTGATGGTTCTAAAATCACTCTCGCTGGGCAAAGTTCCGGAGCCAACATGATTCGTGCACTTTTGGCTGCTCCTTCTGCCCAACCGCTTTTCCGCTCGGCCTCACTCCATTCAGACCCTATG GGCTATGGGTTCTTGACCCCCAGTGTTCGACAGGACCTCGTCAACAGTTTCCTCGAGAAGATCCAATGCAGTGCATCAGACACATCCTGCCTGAACTCTGCATCGTTGAACTCGATTGTCGACGCTACATCCTCGGTCAATGACAATGGTCAATCGATCAACGCTGCAGCTGGTATTGGCGAGCCTATCCGGGTCGTCAGAGACGGTTCCTTCATCACAAGTCCCTTGGATTCCACAGCTCCATTTCCACATGTCAACAAACCCCTCCTAATATCCACCGTCAAAAATGAAGCCACCGTAACCGTGTACTCCATGTTCGGTTCCCCCACACCCAACTCGGCATTCCTACCGGTGTGTGATGCGATACTCGGGCCCAATCGTACCGACACGATCATAAGCTCCGATGTTTACCCACAGAACAAGCTCTCTGATGGCTCTGAGGATTCTAGGATCGTGTTGGAGGACGTTGGCACTGATCAGATGTGGAGATGTCCTTCTTGGACGTTTGCGAGGAACTGGGTTCAAAACGGTGGAAGGGCCTTTGTGGGAGTCTATACTCTTGGAGCTACTTATCCTTCAAACGAGGGGTTTTCTATCTGCTCTCAGGATGGACAGGTCTGTCATGAGGATGACATCGAAATTGTG TTCGGCACCGTTTCGAATCCAACTTCTTCTCAGACGGCTCTGATTAACGAGGTCCAAGCTCGTTATAGAGCTTTCCTCAATTCCGGTGACCCCAACGCTCCAGGTCTCTCTCCATGGCAGGCATCGACATCTACTATAACCCCGCTCAACTTGGGCGGTGTGGGCATCATCTCGACCGAAGCTTGTGATCCTTCTTTCTGGGGAGCTGCGGTCCCTTTTGATTATCAGATCTTTGGTCTTTGA
- a CDS encoding uncharacterized protein (MEROPS:MER0033226): MPLACPQPQMDSSSYSEDCLSMVLYVPTFLHKDSKAPVMVWIHGGSFVTGSVLNAGLDGSKLAMATGSIVVVIQYRLGALGFLGPESNLGAKDVVNALHFLKDNIGPFGGDGSKITLAGQSSGANMIRALLAAPSAQPLFRSASLHSDPMGYGFLTPSVRQDLVNSFLEKIQCSASDTSCLNSASLNSIVDATSSVNDNGQSINAAAGIGEPIRVVRDGSFITSPLDSTAPFPHVNKPLLISTVKNEATVTVYSMFGSPTPNSAFLPVCDAILGPNRTDTIISSDVYPQNKLSDGSEDSRIVLEDVGTDQMWRCPSWTFARNWVQNGGRAFVGVYTLGATYPSNEGFSICSQDGQVCHEDDIEIVFGTVSNPTSSQTALINEVQARYRAFLNSGDPNAPGLSPWQASTSTITPLNLGGVGIISTEACDPSFWGAAVPFDYQIFGL; the protein is encoded by the exons ATGCCTCTAGCATGTCCACAACCGCAAATGGACTCGTCCTCGTATTCGGAGGATTGTCTGTCCATGGTTTTGTACGTGCCAACTTTTCTCCACAAGGACAGTAAAGCACCTGTCATGGTCTG GATACACGGTGGATCATTCGTTACTGGCTCTGTCTTAAATGCAGGACTAGATGGATCGAAACTAGCTATGGCAACTGGTTCGATTGTTGTTGTAATTCAGTACCGTCTCGGTGCT CTTGGATTCTTGGGTCCAGAATCCAACCTAGGAGCCAAAGATGTCGTCAATGCACTccatttcttgaaagacaacATCGGTCCTTTCGGTGGTGATGGTTCTAAAATCACTCTCGCTGGGCAAAGTTCCGGAGCCAACATGATTCGTGCACTTTTGGCTGCTCCTTCTGCCCAACCGCTTTTCCGCTCGGCCTCACTCCATTCAGACCCTATG GGCTATGGGTTCTTGACCCCCAGTGTTCGACAGGACCTCGTCAACAGTTTCCTCGAGAAGATCCAATGCAGTGCATCAGACACATCCTGCCTGAACTCTGCATCGTTGAACTCGATTGTCGACGCTACATCCTCGGTCAATGACAATGGTCAATCGATCAACGCTGCAGCTGGTATTGGCGAGCCTATCCGGGTCGTCAGAGACGGTTCCTTCATCACAAGTCCCTTGGATTCCACAGCTCCATTTCCACATGTCAACAAACCCCTCCTAATATCCACCGTCAAAAATGAAGCCACCGTAACCGTGTACTCCATGTTCGGTTCCCCCACACCCAACTCGGCATTCCTACCGGTGTGTGATGCGATACTCGGGCCCAATCGTACCGACACGATCATAAGCTCCGATGTTTACCCACAGAACAAGCTCTCTGATGGCTCTGAGGATTCTAGGATCGTGTTGGAGGACGTTGGCACTGATCAGATGTGGAGATGTCCTTCTTGGACGTTTGCGAGGAACTGGGTTCAAAACGGTGGAAGGGCCTTTGTGGGAGTCTATACTCTTGGAGCTACTTATCCTTCAAACGAGGGGTTTTCTATCTGCTCTCAGGATGGACAGGTCTGTCATGAGGATGACATCGAAATTGTG TTCGGCACCGTTTCGAATCCAACTTCTTCTCAGACGGCTCTGATTAACGAGGTCCAAGCTCGTTATAGAGCTTTCCTCAATTCCGGTGACCCCAACGCTCCAGGTCTCTCTCCATGGCAGGCATCGACATCTACTATAACCCCGCTCAACTTGGGCGGTGTGGGCATCATCTCGACCGAAGCTTGTGATCCTTCTTTCTGGGGAGCTGCGGTCCCTTTTGATTATCAGATCTTTGGTCTTTGA